The Chloroflexota bacterium nucleotide sequence CCCCGGACAGGGCGGCAATCTCCGCGTCACCGAATCCCAGTCGCTTGGCCTCGCCCAGGGCCCCGCCCACCAGGCCGGACTCCGCCGCCACGACCTCCGCGATGCGCTCGCTGAACCACGGCGCGATCCCCGTCACCGAGCTGATCGTCTCCGCGTCGGCGTGTCCATGGCGGAGCAGGCCCACCATCCGCCACAGCCGCGTATCGGACGGCGCCAGGAACATGCCCAGGTCGGCCGGCGCCCTCCGGCCCAAACCCCATGCCGGGTCTTCCCACAGCCAGCCCCGACCCCGCGGCTCCAGCGAGCGGACTGCCTTGAGCAGCGCCGGCCCGAACTCGCGGTCGATGGCCATCGCCTCACCAGTCGCTTTCATCTGGACCCCCAGGTCGCGCTCGGCGAGCGGGAACTTGTCGAACGGCCAGCGTGGGAGCTTCACGACCACGTAGTCGACCGCCGGCTCGAAGGCGGCCGATCCACCGCCGGTGGCGGGGTTCACCATCTCGTCCAGCCGCTTCCCCAACGCCACCAGGGTGGCGACGCGCGCGATGGGGTAGCCGGTGGCCTTGGAGGCCAGGGCCGACGAGCGGCTCACGCGCGGGTTGACTTCGATCACTCGGTAGTCGGTCGCATCGGGGCTGACCGCCAGCTGGACGTTGCAGCCACCCTCCAGGCGCAGCGCCCGGGTAATGGCCAGTGCCGACCGGCGCAGGCGCTGCACGACGGTGTCGGGCAGGGTCTGGATGGGCGCCACCACGATCGAGTCGCCGGTATGGACGCCCATGGGGTCGAGGTTCTCCATGCCGCAGATGGCGATGGCCGTGTCGGCCGCGTCTCGGATGACCTCGAACTCGATCTCCTGCCAGCCCAGCAGGCTGCGCTCCACCAGCACCTGGCCGATGGGGCTGGCCGCCAGCCCGCGCTCGATCGCCCGCTCAGCCGCGGGCCGATCGGCGGCGAAGCCCCCGCCCCCGCCGCCCAGGGTGAAGGCCGGACGGACGACGACCGGCGCGCCCAACGCATCGACGAAGGCCAGCCCATCCGCCACCGACTCCACGACCCGCGACTCCGGGACCGGCTCCCCGATGGAGCGGACCAGGGCCCGGAAGCCACCGCGGTCCTCGGCCGCGCGCACCGCGGCCAGCGGGGTGCCGAGCACCCGCACTTCGTATCGGTCCAGCACCCCTGCGTCGTCCAGCCCGACGGCCAAATTGAGCGCTGTTTGGCCACCCAGGGTCGGCAGCAGCGCGTCGGGGCGGTGCTCGGCAATGACCCGCTCGAGGTGCTCCATGGTGAGCGGGACGATGACCACCGTGCCGCCCACGTCCGGATCGGTCATCACGGTCGCCGGGTTTGAGTTGACCAGAACCGTCTCCACCCCTTCGCCACGCAGCGCCAGGCAGGCCTGGACTCCGGCGTAGTCGAATTCGGCCGCCTGACCGATGACGATCGGCCCCGACCCGATGATCAGCACCCGGCGCGGTCGCATCGGTTCAGGCAACACTTGATTCCGACAGATTGGCTCCCGCGAGGGCCGCGTCGAACAGGCCGGCCGCGTCGATCGGCCCGGGAGCGCCTTCGGGGTGGAACTGGACCGATGCCACCCGGCCCCCGGCGTGGACGAGCCCTTCGACCGTCCCATCGTTGAGGTCGCGGTGGCTGACCGCCAGGCCCGCGGCTGCGAGGGCCGGGTGGTCGAGGACCTCGACCTCGTGGTTGTGGGCGCCGATCGTCACGCGACCGGAAGCCGTCTCGATCACTCCGTGGTTCCCGCCGTGATGGCCGACTGCCAGGCGACGAGTGGGGGCGCCGGCGGCCAGGCCGACCAGCTGATGTCCGAGGCAGATCCCGAGCAGCGGCGTCCCCCCGGCGGTGGCGCGTGCCATGAGCCCGGACACGGCGGCGATCTGGGGCTCCATCCGGGACGGGTCGCCCGGCCCCGGGGAGAGGACGACCAGGTCGGGGGCGTGGGCCGCCACATCGGCCGCGGTCGCGTCCGGTGGCAGGGCCACAACCTCCAGCCCGCGGCCGGTCAGCGCGGCGAGCAGCGAGCGCTTGACGCCGTAGTCGATCAGGACCGCACGACCACGGCGCTCCCCAGTCGGGGCGCAGCGGTACCGCTTGCGGGGCGCGACCGCGGCCACGTAGTCGACCGCGTCCCACCGCGGAGTGGCGCGGGCGTCCGCGACGGCCTGGTCCGGCGACGAATCGGCGGTCCGGATCACGGCCCGCCGGGCCGCCCCCCGCCGAAGCTCGAGCGTCAGCGCCCGGGTGTCCACACTCTCGAGAGCAGGGATGCCCGCTTCGATTAGCAGTTCCTCGACCGACAGGCCCGGCCCGGGCGGTGGCGTGACCAGGCGGGTCACCACCAGGGCACGCGCGTGGACTCGCGCCGATTCCAGCTCGGCGCGGTTGATCCGGTAGCTCCCGACCATCGGATGGGTCAGGACCACGATCTGGCCTGCGTACGACGGATCGGTCAGGATCTCGCCCCAGCCGGTCGCGGCGGTGGTGAAGATGAGCTCGCCCTCGGCCGGCTGGGCCGCGCCGCGGAGCCGCCCGGCGTGGAGCGTCCCGCCTTCCAGGGCCAGCCGCCCCGGAGATGAGAACGACGCCGGCCCGGGTGCAGCGGGCGGCGTCGTGGTAGGCAGTCTGGCAGGTGTCGGCATCGCGCTCCTTCCCGGCCTCGCGGGACCGGACTTAAAGGACGCTTCCGAGTGTAGCCCAGGCAGTCGCGGTTTGCGGCCCCGGTCTACACTCGCCGGCACGAGGAGGGAGCCGCCCATGACCACCCCGGAAGCCAACCTGCCATCCTTGCGCGCCAGCCAGGCCACGCTTGCCGAGGCCTGGATCCCGCACGTCACCGGTCGGTCGGCCCGGCTTGTCCGCGACGTGGTGCTGATCGTGGCCGGGGCCGGCTTGACCGCCCTGGGGGCCCAGGTCTCGTTCACGGTCGGCGAGAACCCGGTCCCCTACACCCTGCAGACCGCCGCCGTGCTGGTGACCGGCACCGCCTTAGGGGCAGGACGCGGGTTCGCGTCAATGGCGCTGTACGTCGCCGCCGGGGCACTGGGTCTTGGCGTGTTCGCGGATGGCCGGAGCGGCCTGGAGAGCAGCATAGGTGGGCTCACCCCGACGATCGGCTACCTGCTGGCGTTCATCGTCGCCGCCACCCTGTGCGGTCGG carries:
- the carB gene encoding carbamoyl-phosphate synthase large subunit; the encoded protein is MRPRRVLIIGSGPIVIGQAAEFDYAGVQACLALRGEGVETVLVNSNPATVMTDPDVGGTVVIVPLTMEHLERVIAEHRPDALLPTLGGQTALNLAVGLDDAGVLDRYEVRVLGTPLAAVRAAEDRGGFRALVRSIGEPVPESRVVESVADGLAFVDALGAPVVVRPAFTLGGGGGGFAADRPAAERAIERGLAASPIGQVLVERSLLGWQEIEFEVIRDAADTAIAICGMENLDPMGVHTGDSIVVAPIQTLPDTVVQRLRRSALAITRALRLEGGCNVQLAVSPDATDYRVIEVNPRVSRSSALASKATGYPIARVATLVALGKRLDEMVNPATGGGSAAFEPAVDYVVVKLPRWPFDKFPLAERDLGVQMKATGEAMAIDREFGPALLKAVRSLEPRGRGWLWEDPAWGLGRRAPADLGMFLAPSDTRLWRMVGLLRHGHADAETISSVTGIAPWFSERIAEVVAAESGLVGGALGEAKRLGFGDAEIAALSGVPPAAVRRARVRAGLAPAYRRVDTCAGEFPAETPYFYSSYAEQEVPPPAERRSVIVVGSGPIRIGQGIEFDYCSVRAAWAIRDLGYDAVVINNNPETVSTDYDACSRLYFEPLDTESVLDVLDHERALTGEPPLVLLTFGGQTAIDLARDLAYADVPIAGLTADAIEDTEDRERFATLLERLGLEGPRGVLARDAGELEAAVAELGLPVIARPSWVIGGRGIVVIRDRVGLGVLLAGDIGWPLRVDAMVAGVELDVDVISDGVEWCVPGILEQRDPPGVHSGDSLAVLPPRSVSRAAQERAAEAAGRIALALGVRGILNIQAIVDGERVVVIEANPRASRTVPIVAKATGRDVVAAAVRCALGATLAEAGLSPGLAADGPMVAVKAPVDSLWRLPGVGVELGPEMRSTGEVLGLGLDYPAALRAAEEAVAAHRP
- the carA gene encoding glutamine-hydrolyzing carbamoyl-phosphate synthase small subunit yields the protein MPTPARLPTTTPPAAPGPASFSSPGRLALEGGTLHAGRLRGAAQPAEGELIFTTAATGWGEILTDPSYAGQIVVLTHPMVGSYRINRAELESARVHARALVVTRLVTPPPGPGLSVEELLIEAGIPALESVDTRALTLELRRGAARRAVIRTADSSPDQAVADARATPRWDAVDYVAAVAPRKRYRCAPTGERRGRAVLIDYGVKRSLLAALTGRGLEVVALPPDATAADVAAHAPDLVVLSPGPGDPSRMEPQIAAVSGLMARATAGGTPLLGICLGHQLVGLAAGAPTRRLAVGHHGGNHGVIETASGRVTIGAHNHEVEVLDHPALAAAGLAVSHRDLNDGTVEGLVHAGGRVASVQFHPEGAPGPIDAAGLFDAALAGANLSESSVA
- a CDS encoding biotin transporter BioY, giving the protein MTTPEANLPSLRASQATLAEAWIPHVTGRSARLVRDVVLIVAGAGLTALGAQVSFTVGENPVPYTLQTAAVLVTGTALGAGRGFASMALYVAAGALGLGVFADGRSGLESSIGGLTPTIGYLLAFIVAATLCGRLAERQWERTRTGAFLLMLLGSFVIYLIGVPLLAVIARMDLSDAIYWGAIVFVPWDLAKVVVATFAFPFAWRLAGDRTGE